TCCGCTCGCCGCCGAATGCTTCAGCGAACTTGCCCGCCAGAACGCCGCCGACGCCGACGTCGTGGTCACCAACCACGCGATGCTGGCCGTCAGCGCCTTCGAAGGCCTCGCGGTCCTCCCGGAGTACGACGTCGTGGTGGTGGACGAGGCCCACGAACTGCAGGACCGGGTGACCGGCGCCGTGTCCGGACAGCTGTCCGTCGCCATGGTGCACGCTGCCGCGTCGGGCGCCCGCAAGCACGCCGGAATCACCGTGGATGCGCTGAACAATGCCGCGTCCAACCTCGAACTCGCCATTGAGGGCGTTCCCAGCGGTTTGATGCCGAACGGACTGAACAGCGAACAACTCGATTGCGTGGACCAGTTGCGTGACGCCTGCCGCGCCGCGCTTTCGGACTCCAAGGGGGACAGCGCCAACACCGCCGACGGCGGACGGCAGCTCGCCCGGTCCCGACTGATGGTGATCCTGGAACTCTGCGAACGGCTCCTGGCGGCCAAGGAGAACCGCGAGGTGGTCTGGTTCTCCCGCAACAGCAGCTTCGACCCGCAGCAGGGCTATTCGCAGCCTGATGACTCCGCGCCGGCCCTGATCAACATCGCCCCGCTCAGCGTCGCCGGGCGGCTGCGCGAGGGATTGTTCGCCGACCACACCGTCGTGCTGACCTCGGCAACCCTCGCCATCGGCTCGGCCTTCGAACCGGCGGCCGGAGGCCTGGGCCTGGTCGGCCCCGGCGCACCGAGCTGGACCGGCGTCGATGTCGGGTCCCCGTTCGAGTATCCGAAGCAGGGCATCCTCTACGTCGCCAAGCACCTGCCCAAGCCGGGCCGCGGGACCTCCCCGGAAGCCCTCGACGAGCTCGAAAAGCTGATCCGGGCCTCCGGCGGCGGCGCCCTGTGCCTCTTCTCCTCCCGGCGTGCCGCTGAAGAAGCCGCCGAAGCCATGCGGCCACGGCTGGGCCTGAGTATCCTTTGCCAGGGCGAGTCGACCATGACGGCACTCGTTAAGCAGTTCGCCGACGAGCCTGACACTTGCCTCTTTGGCACGATGTCGCTCTGGCAGGGCGTCGATGTGCCCGGAAACTCCTGCCGGCTGGTGGTGATCGACAGGATTCCGTTCCCGCGGCCGGATGACCCGCTCATGACCGCCCGCTCCCGTGCTGTGGCCCGAGCCGGCGGTAACGGCTTCATGAGCGTCTCTGCAACCCACGCGGCCATCCGGCTCGCCCAGGGCGCCGGCCGGCTGATCCGCTCGACGTCGGACAAGGGCGTAGTGGCTGTCCTGGACTCCCGGCTGTCTACCGAGCGCTACGGCGGGTTCCTGCGCGCCGCGCTGCCGCCGTTCTGGCCCACCACCGACCCGGCGGTGGCCCTGGCCGCCCTCGCACGGCTGGCCAAGGAAAGCCCAGCAAAGGAGACGGCCACCTAGGCCGCTCACCCAACGACGAAGGCCCCGTCCGGAAAACCCGGACGGGGCCTTTCTATGCCGGGCGCAGTACGTGCCGGCGGCGCTAGAGGGAGCGAAGCACCGAGACGACTTTTCCCATGATGACGGCATGGTCGCCGAGGATCGGCTCGTACTGGGTGTTCTGCGGGAGCAGCCAGGTGTGGCCGTCGCGCTGGCGGAACGTCTTGACCGTTGCCTCGTCGTCGAGCAAGGCAGCCACGATGTCGCCGTTGACGGCGTCGTTCTGGCGGCGGACGACCACCCAGTCGCCGTCGCAGATGGCGGCGTCGATCATCGAGTCGCCGGCCACCCGAAGCATGAACAATTCGCCGTGGCCCACCAGCTGGCGCGGCAGCGGCATCACGTCCTCCACCACCTGGTCGGCCAGGATCGGGCCGCCGGCGGCGATCCGGCCCACGAAGGGCACCATTGCGGTGTCGGTGGCACTGGCGAGTTCCGAGACCGCAACGCCGCCGACGGCCCGCAGGCCGGTGGACTTCGCCACCCCGGAGACCTTGGTGGCACCCTCGTCGAGCGTCAGGGGCAAAAGGACTTCCATGGCGCGGGGCCGTTTGGGGTCCCTCCGCAGGTAACCGAGCTTTTCCAACTGCGAGAGCTGATGGGTGACGCTGGAGAGGCTGGCGAGGCCGACGGTGTCGCCGATCTCGCGCATCGAGGGCGGGTAGCCGTTGTCGGTCACGGACCGCTGGATGGTCTCCAGGATCTTCTTTTGCCGGACGGTGAGGCCCTTCGGCGCCCGGCCGGCCTGGGGGCTCCGCTGGGCGGCCCTCCCGCCGGCGGCTTGTGCTGCCATGTTCGCCACGCCTTTCCGTTCCGCCCGGCCGCCTGGGCTGCCGGGACCAACTGGTCTGAAAATGTCAGACCCCGCTGATCAACTGCTGTTGATCACCACAAGTGGTTCTGCTGGTTCAAAAGTAGGCCAGCAGACACGCTTTTTCAAACATTTGTTCTAGCGAGTCTCGACATTGTTCGTTCATAAGTGCTAAAACAGGAACTACAACGTTCGAATATGTGTTCGAAGTTAGTCGCCGGGACGGGATCTTTCGGTTCGGTTCTGTGTTCGAACGTAGTGATCAAGATTTGCGGTCCAGGTTTGCGTTAGATGGTTCGGCCGGTTGGCGGCGAGTACGTGGAGTACGCCGGGCGGCACAGATAAGTCCAGGAGGGCTCAGTTCATGTCAGCAGTAAGCGCTATTTCCGGTTCACAGGTTTCCGTTCCCGTGCAGGCGTCACGGTTCGAGGCTTTCGGCCCGCACGGCATCTTCGACGGGCAGGAAGCCAGCCGCGGGCAGCGGGCTGTGCCTGCCGTTGCGCCCAGGCAGGCGCCGCTGCGGCTGACCCGCCGGGGCCGCTTCGTCTTCTTCGGCCTGCCGTTGATTCTGCTGGCTGCCCTCGTCCTTTCGCTCGCCGGTTTCCTGAATGCGCCGGCCAAAGCCGCCGACTCGACCGCGGAGCTCTCGCTCACCCCTACGGTCACCGTGACGGTCCAGCCGGGGGAGTCGCTGTGGGCCATCGCCGGCGCAGTGGCACCGGAGCGCGACCCCCGCGACGTGGTCGCCGACATTGTGCAGCTCAACAACCTCGATGCCGCCCGCGTTATCCCCGGCCAGCAGCTCTACGTGCCCTCCAGGTAATCCCCGGCCGCCCTCTGGAGGTCACAGTTTCGGGGCCGGGCGTGGTCTCACTTAAACTAGGCACGTGACTGACCAGCTAGAGCGCCTCAACCGACTGCCCCTCCGGACCAATCTGCGGGGGTTGCGGCCTTACGGCGCGCCCCAGCTGGATGTTCCGATCTTGCTGAACGTCAACGAAAACACCCATGGCGTCCCGGACGACGTCCGCGCGGCCATCGCAGAGGCAGTGACCGAGGCTGCCGCCGGGCTGAACCGGTACCCTGACCGCGAGTTCACCGAATTGCGGGAAGGGCTGGCCGAGTATCTCGGCCACGGCCTCGACGCCGCCAACATCTGGGCCGCCAACGGCTCCAACGAAGTCCTCCAGCAAATCCTCCAGGCCTTCGGCGGTCCGGGCCGCACTGCGCTCGGGTTCCCTCCCACGTACTCCATGTACCCGCTGCTGGCCGCCGGCACGGACACCGAGTACATCGTGGGGGTGCGTGCCGACGACTACGGGCTCAGTGCCGAATCGGCCGCCCGGCAGGTACGGGAGCTGAAACCCAACGTTGTCTTCCTCTGCTCTCCGAACAACCCCACGGGCACCGGTCTGGGTCTCGACGTCGTCGAGGCCGTCTACGAGGCCGGGGAAGCCAGCCAGACCATCGTGATCGTCGACGAGGCCTACCACGAGTTCGCCCACGACGGTACGCCCAGCGCCCTGACGTTGCTGCCCGGACGCGAGCGGCTGATCGTGTCCCGGACCATGAGCAAGGCCTTTGCCCTGGCCGGCGCGCGGCTGGGCTACATGGCGGCCGCGCCGGAGGTCACCGATGCCCTGCGCCTGGTCCGGCTGCCATACCACCTGTCCGCCATCACGCAGGCCACTGCGCTGGCCGCGCTGCGCCACCGCGTGGCCCTGATGGCCGATGTTGAAGACATCAAGCGCCAGCGGGACCGAATCGTCTCGGAGCTGACCCGGATGGGACTGAAACCGGCCGCTTCGGATTCGAACTACGTGTTCTTCGGCGGCCTCGACAACCCGCACGAGACCTGGCAGGGGCTGCTGGACGCCGGTGTGCTGATCCGCGACGTCGGAATCCCCGGCCACCTGCGCGTGACCGCCGGTACTGAGACGGAAACCACAGCGTTTCTGCACGCGCTCGAACGCATCCTGACCGGCCACGAAGCACAGTCCGCCTAGACTTAAGCCAGGACCCACGCACACCACCGGCGTTCGCCGGGCGCCCGCCTCATCCAAAGGACACCCCACATGAGCAACACCGGAACTGCCGCTGCCGAGGCCCGGACCGCACGCCTCGAACGGACCACCAGCGAGTCGTCCGTGCTGGTCGAGATCGACCTCGACGGCACCGGCGTCTCGGACATCAGCACGTCGGTGCCGTTCTACGACCACATGCTGACGGCGCTGAGCAAGCACTCCCTGATCGACATGACGGTCAAGGCCACCGGTGACACCCACATTGATGTCCACCACACCGTGGAAGACGTCGCCATCACCTTCGGCGAGGTCCTGCGCACCGCCCTGGGGAACAAGGCCGGCATCCGCCGCTTCGGCGAGGCCACGGTGCCGCTCGACGAGGCGCTCGCACACGCCGTCGTCGACGTCTCCGGCCGGCCCTACCTCGTGCACGCCGGAGAACCGGCGGGCCAGGAATACCACCTCATCGGCGGCCACTTCACCGGGTCCCTGACCCGGCACGTTTTCGAGGCGATCACCCTGCACGCCGGCATCTGCCTGCACATGAACGTCACCGCCGGCCGGGATCCGCACCACATCGTCGAGGCGCAGTTCAAGGCCTTTGCCCGGGCCCTCCGCGCGGCTGTTGAGCCGGATCCCCGGGTCGAGGGCATTCCCTCCACCAAGGGTGCGCTGTGAGCGGCAAAGTTCTCCAGGACGGCGCGATCATCGACCCTGACGCCCACCGGAAGCCCGCGTCGCCCGACGGTAAGCCCACGGTCACCGTGCTGGACTACGGTTCGGGTAACGTCCGATCGGCCGTGCGCGCCCTCGAGCGTGCCGGCGCCGAGGTCATCCTCAGCGCCAAGCCGGAAGATGTGCTCAACGCCGACGGGCTCGTCGTCCCCGGCGTCGGGGCCTTCGAAACCGTCATGAACGAGCTCAAGGCCGTCGACGCCGTCCGGATGATCGGACGCCGGGTCGCCGGCGGCCGGCCCGTGCTGGCGATCTGCGTCGGACTCCAGGTCTTGTTTGAGGCCGGCGTCGAACACGGCACCGTCGCCGAGGGCATGGGGGAGTGGCCCGGCAAGGTCGAGCTGCTGCCGGCCGACGTGGTGCCGCACATGGGCTGGAATACCGTCACCGTGCCGGAGGGCTCCCGGCTCTTTGCCGGCGTCGAGAACGAGCGCTTCTACTTCGTGCACTCCTACGGTGTGCAGCACTGGGATTTCGACGTGATCCAGCCGCGCATGAAGGCGCCGCTCGTCACCTGGTCCGAACACGGTGCCCCGTTCATCGCAGCGGTGGAAAACGGTCCGCTCTGCGCCACCCAGTTCCACCCCGAAAAGTCCGGCGACGCCGGCGCGCGCCTGCTCCGCAACTGGGTGGACGGTCTGCGCAGCAGCGCCACCACCAGTGCCGCCGAGGCCGGAACAGCCCAGCCTGGCACCCCGGAACAGACCGCCTAGATGTGGTCCATAGTCCTGATGGGCCTCGCCGGATTGCTGGTGGGCGGCGCCCTGTCCTTCCGGCAGCAGAAAAGCCCTCTCTGGGTCCAGATCGTGTTCTACATCCTGGCCGGCATGTCGCTGCTGGCCGCCTGGCTATTAACCCTGCCGGGGAACTGACCCTCCCGGGCACCTGACCACCACGTCCCCGCCCGCCCCGACCGCCACCCCAATACGTGAGGACCCAACGATGACCACCGAAACCCCGCTGCCGGTACTCGAGCTGCTCCCCGCCGTCGACGTCGTCAACGGCCAGGCCGTGCGCCTGGTCCAGGGCGAAGCCGGCAGCGAAACCAGCTACGGCACTCCGCTGGAGGCAGCGCTCAACTGGCAGGAACAGGGCGCCGAATGGGTCCACCTGGTGGACCTCGATGCAGCCTTCGGCCGTGGCTCCAACGCCGAACTGCTGCGCGAGGTCGTCGGGCGGCTGGACATCAAAGTCGAACTCTCCGGCGGCCTGCGCGACGACGAGTCGCTGGAAAAGGCCCTCGACCTCGGTGTGGCCCGGGTGAACCTCGGCACCGCCGCGCTGGAGAATCCCGAGTGGACGTCCCGTGTGATCGAGCGTTTCGGCGACAAGATCGCCGTCGGCCTCGACGTCCGCGGCACCACCCTCGCCGGCCGCGGCTGGACCAAAGAGGGCGGCGACCTCTGGGACGTGCTCGGCCGCCTCGAGGAAGCCGGCTGCGCCCGCTACGTCGTCACCGACGTCACCAAGGACGGCACCCTGCAGGGCCCCAACGTCGAGCTGCTGCGCCAAATGGTGGAGAGGACCGGCAAGCCTGTTGTAGCCTCCGGCGGCATCTCCAGCCTCGAGGACCTCAAAGTCCTGCGCTCCCTGGTACCGCTCGGGGTCGAGGGCGCCATCATCGGCAAGGCCCTCTACAACGGCAACTTCACGCTGCCCGAAGCCCTCGACATCGCCGGCCGCCGCTAGGGAAGTCCGGGCCATGGAGCACAACCCCCTGTCTAAGGGAACATTGCCCGAGCACCGCCAGCCCGGCGGACGCCCCTTGCCCGGCCACATCGCCGCCGCCCTCGCCGGCACCGGGGGCGCGACGGACTCCGCCGGCCAGCCCTGGGCCGGCCGCAGCCTCAGCGGTGACGACGCCAAGATCCACAACTTCGAGGACGACGACGGCGCCGCCGACGCCGGCTACCTGGCCGCGCTGGACGCCCTCGCCGCCGGCACCGGGGACGAGGCAGCAGTGGTGGCATCGCTGGCTACCGCGCGCGTCTTCGTGCCGATCGTGGCCCGGCTTGCCGAAGAAGGCGAGGGCGTGGCCGGCCAGGAGGGCAAGAAACAGCACGGGGAGGAACTGCAGGGCGACAAACAGGCGGACATGGCCCTCGTGACCCTGCAGGCCCCCGACGGCCGGACCGCGCTGCCGGTCTTCACCTCTGCCCGGGCCCTGGCGGCCTGGCACGCGGAGGCGAGGCCCGTGGCGGTCTACGCGGCGCGGGCCGCGCTCTCCGCCGTCGCCGAGGGGGCCGAACTGCTGGTCCTCGACCCCGGCTCGGCTGCCACCTTTGTGGTGCGCCGGCCCGCCGTCTGGGCCCTGGCCCGGCAGCACGGCTGGACGCCGAGCTACAGCGATCCGGCGGTGGCCGAGGCTGTCGCCAGCGCGGCGGCTGGTCTTCCGGCGCTCCGGCGCGTTGAGATCCTTCCCGGCGGGGGAGTGGCATCGGCGCAGGCCGGCGGCGGCCAGCTCCCCGGCGGGGGCGCCGGTCCGGAGCTGCGGATGGTGCTGTACCTTGAAGACGGGCTCGACGCCGCCGCGGTGCAGTCCCTCGTGGCCGGGCTGAACAACGCTCTGGCCCGGAATGAAACATTTGCCGAGCGGGTTGACTCGATCGACATCAAGTTGCAGCGCGCAGCACCCTAGCCGAAAGCCGGCACGAGGGCCTCCGGGTGCTGCCAACGGCAGTACACAAAGGAAAGCAGTTTCGTGAATTTCGCGCTCTACCGGGACCTGCTGGCCGTGAGGCCCGTCAGGAACCTCCTGCTCGTTGGCATGGTCGCCCGCATCCCGCACTCCGCGGCCGGGGTGCTGCTGACGCTGCACATCGTCCTCACCCTGGGACAGGGCTACGCGGCCGCCGGGGCTGCCGCGGCCGTCATGACGATCGGCATCGCCGTCGGAGCCCCGTGGCGCGGACGCCGGGTGGACACCGTGGGCCTGCGCCGGGCGCTGATCCCGTCCGTCGTCTCGGAGACCGTCATCTGGTCGATCGTGCCGCACGTCGGCTACGAACTGCTGCTGCCCCTGGTCTTCGTGGGAGGCCTGCTGACGCTGCCGATCTTCAGCGTCGTGCGCCAATCGCTGGGCATCCTCGCCGGCGGCGAG
The nucleotide sequence above comes from Arthrobacter sp. KBS0702. Encoded proteins:
- a CDS encoding ATP-dependent DNA helicase translates to MTEPAVAEGEAAPSESRPSGSRPSGEQFVVELLDRAVAGMGGQSRDGQHEMARQVARAIETGDHLLVQAGTGTGKSLAYLIPLIAHSLVSDKPTLVSTATLALQTQIVGRDLPRLLKTITPALDRPVKVALVKGRSNYVCRHKLEGGFPSEEPSEGQLFSLGEDTSVPHFAAAMGGPSSQLGKEVVRLRDWAEDTQTGDRDELMPGVTDRAWRQVSVTSMECLGAQKCPLAAECFSELARQNAADADVVVTNHAMLAVSAFEGLAVLPEYDVVVVDEAHELQDRVTGAVSGQLSVAMVHAAASGARKHAGITVDALNNAASNLELAIEGVPSGLMPNGLNSEQLDCVDQLRDACRAALSDSKGDSANTADGGRQLARSRLMVILELCERLLAAKENREVVWFSRNSSFDPQQGYSQPDDSAPALINIAPLSVAGRLREGLFADHTVVLTSATLAIGSAFEPAAGGLGLVGPGAPSWTGVDVGSPFEYPKQGILYVAKHLPKPGRGTSPEALDELEKLIRASGGGALCLFSSRRAAEEAAEAMRPRLGLSILCQGESTMTALVKQFADEPDTCLFGTMSLWQGVDVPGNSCRLVVIDRIPFPRPDDPLMTARSRAVARAGGNGFMSVSATHAAIRLAQGAGRLIRSTSDKGVVAVLDSRLSTERYGGFLRAALPPFWPTTDPAVALAALARLAKESPAKETAT
- the lexA gene encoding transcriptional repressor LexA; its protein translation is MAAQAAGGRAAQRSPQAGRAPKGLTVRQKKILETIQRSVTDNGYPPSMREIGDTVGLASLSSVTHQLSQLEKLGYLRRDPKRPRAMEVLLPLTLDEGATKVSGVAKSTGLRAVGGVAVSELASATDTAMVPFVGRIAAGGPILADQVVEDVMPLPRQLVGHGELFMLRVAGDSMIDAAICDGDWVVVRRQNDAVNGDIVAALLDDEATVKTFRQRDGHTWLLPQNTQYEPILGDHAVIMGKVVSVLRSL
- a CDS encoding LysM peptidoglycan-binding domain-containing protein, which codes for MSAVSAISGSQVSVPVQASRFEAFGPHGIFDGQEASRGQRAVPAVAPRQAPLRLTRRGRFVFFGLPLILLAALVLSLAGFLNAPAKAADSTAELSLTPTVTVTVQPGESLWAIAGAVAPERDPRDVVADIVQLNNLDAARVIPGQQLYVPSR
- a CDS encoding histidinol-phosphate transaminase; the protein is MTDQLERLNRLPLRTNLRGLRPYGAPQLDVPILLNVNENTHGVPDDVRAAIAEAVTEAAAGLNRYPDREFTELREGLAEYLGHGLDAANIWAANGSNEVLQQILQAFGGPGRTALGFPPTYSMYPLLAAGTDTEYIVGVRADDYGLSAESAARQVRELKPNVVFLCSPNNPTGTGLGLDVVEAVYEAGEASQTIVIVDEAYHEFAHDGTPSALTLLPGRERLIVSRTMSKAFALAGARLGYMAAAPEVTDALRLVRLPYHLSAITQATALAALRHRVALMADVEDIKRQRDRIVSELTRMGLKPAASDSNYVFFGGLDNPHETWQGLLDAGVLIRDVGIPGHLRVTAGTETETTAFLHALERILTGHEAQSA
- the hisB gene encoding imidazoleglycerol-phosphate dehydratase HisB yields the protein MSNTGTAAAEARTARLERTTSESSVLVEIDLDGTGVSDISTSVPFYDHMLTALSKHSLIDMTVKATGDTHIDVHHTVEDVAITFGEVLRTALGNKAGIRRFGEATVPLDEALAHAVVDVSGRPYLVHAGEPAGQEYHLIGGHFTGSLTRHVFEAITLHAGICLHMNVTAGRDPHHIVEAQFKAFARALRAAVEPDPRVEGIPSTKGAL
- the hisH gene encoding imidazole glycerol phosphate synthase subunit HisH → MSGKVLQDGAIIDPDAHRKPASPDGKPTVTVLDYGSGNVRSAVRALERAGAEVILSAKPEDVLNADGLVVPGVGAFETVMNELKAVDAVRMIGRRVAGGRPVLAICVGLQVLFEAGVEHGTVAEGMGEWPGKVELLPADVVPHMGWNTVTVPEGSRLFAGVENERFYFVHSYGVQHWDFDVIQPRMKAPLVTWSEHGAPFIAAVENGPLCATQFHPEKSGDAGARLLRNWVDGLRSSATTSAAEAGTAQPGTPEQTA
- the priA gene encoding bifunctional 1-(5-phosphoribosyl)-5-((5-phosphoribosylamino)methylideneamino)imidazole-4-carboxamide isomerase/phosphoribosylanthranilate isomerase PriA: MTTETPLPVLELLPAVDVVNGQAVRLVQGEAGSETSYGTPLEAALNWQEQGAEWVHLVDLDAAFGRGSNAELLREVVGRLDIKVELSGGLRDDESLEKALDLGVARVNLGTAALENPEWTSRVIERFGDKIAVGLDVRGTTLAGRGWTKEGGDLWDVLGRLEEAGCARYVVTDVTKDGTLQGPNVELLRQMVERTGKPVVASGGISSLEDLKVLRSLVPLGVEGAIIGKALYNGNFTLPEALDIAGRR
- a CDS encoding SseB family protein; protein product: MEHNPLSKGTLPEHRQPGGRPLPGHIAAALAGTGGATDSAGQPWAGRSLSGDDAKIHNFEDDDGAADAGYLAALDALAAGTGDEAAVVASLATARVFVPIVARLAEEGEGVAGQEGKKQHGEELQGDKQADMALVTLQAPDGRTALPVFTSARALAAWHAEARPVAVYAARAALSAVAEGAELLVLDPGSAATFVVRRPAVWALARQHGWTPSYSDPAVAEAVASAAAGLPALRRVEILPGGGVASAQAGGGQLPGGGAGPELRMVLYLEDGLDAAAVQSLVAGLNNALARNETFAERVDSIDIKLQRAAP